In the genome of Oncorhynchus nerka isolate Pitt River linkage group LG4, Oner_Uvic_2.0, whole genome shotgun sequence, the window TAACACTCCTTATAACACTCCTCATAATACTAATTATAACACCCCTTATAACACTCCTTATAACACTCCTTATAACACTCCTCATAATACTAATTATAACACCCCTTATAACACTCCTCATAATACTAATTATAACACTCCTCATAATACTAATTATAACACTCCTCATAATACTAATTATAACACCCCTTATAACACTCCTTATAACACTCCTTATAACACCCCTCATAATACTAATTATAACACTCCTTATAACACTACTTATAACACTCCTTATAACACTCCTTATAACACTCCTCATAATACTAATTATAACACTCCTTATAACACTCCTTATAACACTCCTCATAATACTAATTATAACACTCCTTATAACACTCCTTATAACACTCCTCATAATACTAATTATAACACTCCTCATAATACTAATTATAACACCCCTTATAATACTAATTATAACACCCCTTATAACACTCCTTATAACACTCCTTATAACACCCCTTATAACACTCCTCATAATACTAATTATAACACTCCTTATAACACTCCTTATAACACTCCTCATAATACTAATTATAACACTCCTTATAACACTCCTTATAACACTCCTCATAATACTAATTATAACACCCCTTATAATACTAATTATAACACCCCTTATAACACTCCTTATAACACTCCTTATAACACTCCTTATAACACCCCTTATAACACTCCTCATAATACTAATTATAACACTCCTCATAATACTAATTATAACACCCCTTATAATACTAATTATAACACCCCTTATAACACTCCTTATAACACCCCTTATAACACTCCTCATAATACTAATTATAACACTCCTTATAACACTCCTTATAACACTCCTCATAATACTAATTATAACACCCCTTATAATACTAATTATAACACCCCTTATAATACTAATTATAACACCCCTTATAACACTCCTCATAATACTAATTATAACACTCCTCATAATACTAATTATAACACCCCTTATAATACTAATTATAACACCCCTTATAACACCCCTTATAACACTCCTCATAATACTAATTATAACACCCCTCATAATACTAATTATAACACCCCTTATAACACTCCTTATAACACCCCTTATAACACTCCTCATAATACTAATTATAACACTCCTTATAATACTCCTTATAACACTCCTTATAACACTCCTCATAATACTAATTATAACACTCCTTATAACACTCCTCATAATACTAATTATAACACCCCTTATAACACTCCTTATAACACTCCTTATAATACTAATTATAACACCCCTTATAACACTCCTTATAATACTAATTATAACACCCCTTATAACACTCCTCATAATATTACTTATTATAATACTTAAAATAATGCTCCTAATACTCCTCATAATACTCTGTATAATACTCATTATATTACTACTTATAATGCTAATTATAGTACTCCATGTAATACCAATTATAATACTCCTTATAATACTGCCTAAAATACTATGTATATTACTCCTTATAATACAGAAATAACTGATACTTCTGACACATTAAAGACCTGCATCGACCACATATAAGTGTCCAGCATTTCGGTTGCTTCAAAGTCGAATATGACCGACAAATATATCCTAATATTTTAAAAAAATCACAAAGCCAAGTAAGATTCTGAAAAGCATCATTTGTTTGATGACTACATAATTCACATATCCAAGCATGGTTTTGGTTCAGTGGTTTTGTCTATAGACAGACAAGGGTTGCATGTGACCAAGAGTGAGTGAGTCAGTGTACTTTTGGTTTTAGAAGAGagcaggggtggggtgggggggatcAACTTTGCCCTTTTTACACAagctgtgtgttgacagcagGAAGATGACAAGGCGGTACAGAGGGTCACTGTTGGACTGTGTGGCCAGTCAGACCAGGCTAGCAGATTATCTAATAACTACTGCTTTAACTGGAGAGGAGAAATACTGCTACTCAGCCTTCTGTTATCTTAGACTGGGGTTGGAAAACACACTGTGATAGAGAGAACACATGTTGCTCAGTAAAAACTAATCTTTATATTGTAGTTTATCAAATTGGCTAATGTCAAAAGCAATGTGAACTCATCAACTCATTGGATAATTTAGCACTGTCAAAGAACCCATGCACACGTTACCTactgacaaaaatatatatatataaaaataaatctTTACTTTTTCTAAACAACCCTCTCATCATTTTTAATCTGATAAATGTCTGGGTTAATAATGGTTGTGTTTTCATCATAAGTAGGTCTAGTTTACCTTAAAATGGCCTTAAACCACAGATTAAAGATTATTATCCACAATTGGATTTTTCCAATACAACataacatttatttaaatacCGGATATATTCTTTATGAAATGAATCCAATAATCCTAGTCAATCAATTCAAGTGGGATTTCATACTAAACACACATCTACTAACTACACATAATACTAGGTATATAACACTAGGTATATAATACTAGGTACATAATACTAGGTATATAACATTAGGTATATAATACTAGGTATATAATACTAGGTATATAATACTAGGTATATAACACTAGGTATATAATACTAGGTATATAATACTAGGTATATAATACTAGGTATATAACATTAGGTATATAATACTAGGTATATAATACTAGGTATATAATACTAGGTATATAATAGTAGGTATATAATAGTAGGTATATAATAGTAGGTATATAATACTACGTATATAATACTAGGTATATAATACTAGGTATATAATACTAGGTATATAATAATACTAGGTATATAATACTAGGTATATAATAATACTAGGTATATAATACTAGGTATATAATACTAGGTATATAATAATACTAGGTATATAATACTAGGTATATAATACTAGGTATATAATACTAGGTATATAATAATACTAGGTATATAATACTAGgtatataatactataatactaggTATATGTGTATCTGTTGAGCATTACTACATATTTACTTTATTGTTTTTTTGACATACCATAGTTTTGAGTCCCTGTGCACAATGTTGTCAGTGTCTGACAATGCATCCCATTTGACCCAATCATGGCGTGCTCTCTACTGGTACCTGTAAGGGACACAGGGAAAAGGCTTGGTGTGGTGATCTGTTCTCTGGCCGCTGTTTGTTTAGCCGACTACAACATTAGGAATAAATACACACTAATTTATTATTACTCTGCATTTGTAATGTCATTATTAAGGACTTCCCGCTTCAGTGTACATGAGATagaaacgacacacacacacatatatatatatctatatatatatagtgtacttcACTCTTCAATGTAGATTTTAAAATATCAAAAATCAATAAAACAGGAGAACATGTTGAATATTAATTGATTAATAATGTCCCCATTTCTGGATGAGAGCACTTTATACGAATATATGCCAACATCGAGCCTAACTAACAGGCCCGAGTtggaaccccccacacacactgtcatCACAATTCACATTTAAAACATGTTATTTTAGGCTGCAATAATACTCTTTACACACACGATTAAATTCAGTCTTTCTCAAAGTGCACTGTCAATCCAACAAGACATTCTTCGGTCTGAGGATAGGTTGATGTGGGTGTTAGGAGAGGAGACGCTGCAGAGATCGCCCCAGTGATGGGAAGAGGGTATCACTCCGCCTGATTCGTCAGCATTACTGGAACGGCTTCGGATCAGGTTCTGTAGATCAATGCGATCTGGGTCTACACGTTTATGTTATTGTTGTCAGCATTAATGCCCTTTTAATCTTGTGGGGATTATCGCCATTGATCCACTGCCTAACAGATTTGTTTGAAAAAGTGACATAACCGCATGTCTTAACTGAAAGACAGGAGTGACAGTAAACAAGAATGTGTGTTGTCTTAATTCTGAGCTTGGTCTTGTGTTTCTGTTCGTTAATCATGTTTCCATTTGTTTTTCTgtgtccatatatatatatatatatataacattaacATAGTTACATCTTTACTGAATTAAAATTATGTAATTTAATGTTACATGTGATTTTGAATAACTATTTTTAGTTTGTGTCTAATTTCACAATGATGCCAGAGGAATATTGTGAAACATTATGAAACGTGGTCTACTGGCGCTTTTGATGTTTTCACGACATTTGGTAAGATATTAACCTACTGACCATGTTTCTATTGTAAGAATTGTTCTAGGCTTATGACATAGCTAATGTTCACTAAATCTCAATAAATCTGACATTTTATTTAAACACCTAAATAAAAGCCTTATAGCCTAGAGTATACATAAATATAAACAAGGAAATGTTCGATAGTCTAGTGGTGCATTATTATAAAACGTTGGTTTTCTTATGTCTCTATAGGCCTATTCATTTGTTTATTGTGCCTATATATATCCACTCGTTCCTTCATTCTTAAGGAGGCTATAAGGTCCACATGGTCGATCTCAACCGTCCATAATTCAATCATGACGACTATCCCGTGTGATTATTTATTTGGTCAAGTTAGTTCAGCTGGACTTGTGAGTTGCATGTCAATGATGTAGGCTAGGCTAACTGTAACAGGGAATGTTGTCGGGTCCGTGGCAGGCACCTCAAGGTGTCAGGCAGGACCAGGACAGCCTGATTGCATGCGGCAATGTGAGTGCGCGCGGAATAAGCTTGAGTCAAGTGTCACGTTTGATTTGACCAGACTAATAAATTGGCGAAGGGTCCATTTTCCCTGTGCTGAGACCCGGCAGTGAAAAGGACACCTGGAGATGTTCTATTTCCTCCAGTAGAAACTGTTGTATCAAATAATTAGTATACGACCAACAGCTACTGTAATGGTTGTTAATGGTTACATCCCTATTAATACGCctgtaagcatactatatacatgtattttatataaGGTGATTCATTGGACAGTAAAAACATGCCGCATTTCCAATTGTATTTACAACCACATCTTTCACATAATTCTATGCTTCAGCATTTTCAATCAGTGATATTTATTTACGTCATTACACCTGCAGCACAACGAACAACGAACAAAAGCCTGGGCGCCCTGTCTCCACATTTCGCCTGGCTGGTTAACCCCGCGACAAGCTGACGTTTTTTGTGCTCAAGCTGTTGGTCACGCAGAGATTTCTATCAATAATTCATTGAGCCCCGTGCGCTGCAGCTTCTGTTCTTCTATTCAATTCCCTGGCTGCTGCCTCGCGAGCCGATCACATAATACCTTCCCCCAAAGCCCCGAGCTGCATGGCCGCAGAGTTACGGCCATCTGTAAACTATAGTATTCTGCTGCGGGGAAGAAGGGAAGGCATTTCCTCTGTCAAATAGGCTACCAAGTGATAGGCTATATTTGGTGATAATTTAATGGTGCCAATTATTTTACAATCGTTCCATAActaatatgaatatatatatttgttttaaaaCGGCCTGATTCAATATTCACCGGATTCCGGTCCAGGCAATTTACTGATCAtagaagggacacacacacacatatatatatatatatgagagcaTGTGGAGCAACCTAATATCTTTCCATTTACACAGTATGTtttcccgtgtggctcagttggtagagcatggctttTAGGACGCCAGGCTTTTGGGTTCGATTCCCATCGGGGACAAGCACGAATGAAAATAAATATACTCAGGAGTGtaattcgctctggataagagcatctgttaaattactcaaatgtgcTCAGTTACTGCATTATAGCCTCGTCAAATGTCATTATCGCCAATACATTAACCATTTATATATAAATGAAATCTAATGTTGTAGTTGTTTGGGACTTACAGTATAGCAGGCTGGATTTTTTTTGATAATGCCTTGTTAGAAAATGCGCACAATTTTGAAATATTGATCCACTATTCGCCGCTGGTCTACCTTCCTCTCTAAATCTCATCTCAATTAGGCAGTATCCCCTTCGGTTTTAGTCAAAACAGTCAACTTTCCACACTATACTTGTAAACATCAATATACCGCCTATACGCCTGTAATAGTTTACATTTAGGATTACGTAGCTATATCAAGTTATTAATCAGTGAAGAATAAATAAATAGCATTTACTGAAATAATAGCAAATGTTCGTTTGCGTCAATATAGTCTACTACATATTTAAACAATATTTTTTTGAGGATGGTGAGAATAGTGAACTAAAATAAAACGAGAAACCTTAGTAAAAACAATCCACAATCATTTCTGAAAGGAAACCAACGGTTCATTTTTTCGCATTGCCCGAACAAAAGAAAGCCGGTCTAGTCGTTCTACGCGTTCTCGCTAGAGGGGGCACCAGCCTTACTATAGACCAGCCTTAGATATATTTGGCCTGTTTTCAACGCATTCTCTGGCTTTGATTGGAAAAAAGCTCCTCACACTCAACAGCCTTTTGGCATTCTCTGTCTGAAACGGTCCCCTGTCtcgtttttctctctctttctctccctctccttgacCGAACACCCACAGAAAAAGTCCAAGCAATACATTTACACAATATTCCTTAAACTGCTTACTCCAGGTGTAAATATGTCTAttcaataaataaacaaatacaatACAATTTAAAATAAATGAATTAATATGCCTCCCCCATAAAATCAAACATGAAAATACAATTTTGAGGGGTATTTCAAATTAAGGGACTGGTGCTGTTTTCAGCGTTGCACATGTTGAAAAGCGGTGGTATCTATCTATGCTTATAATAATATCAAATAAAAATGAAAATATTACCACAAGTACTATTTCATCAGAAGAACTTGCTCGTCACTAAAAGAGAATTCCCCCCAAAAGGTTTAGGCTACAATAAACACAGAATATTACATAAATAGCTCATTATTAAATAGAGAAATAATTTTAGACAGAGAAATGTACCTTGTCATTGATATCGATTGTTATTATGAATCAATGATAACAATACTACTACTGTAATTTGGACGAAATTCATTAATCTAGGCTTGTCAGCagtgagatagatagatagatagatagatagatagatagatagatagatagatagatagatagatagatagatagatagatagatagatagatagatagatagatagatactgaaCTGTATTTTAGTGCAGGGCTATAGCCTGACTACtagcagagaggcagacagacagacagacagacagacagcagcagagacGGTTGTGTTTTATTGAGGATACCTTGTCTTACCTGCAAGCCGTAGGGCTGACATCCTCTGAAACTCGGGTTCCTGCAGCCACTTCCACATCCTTCGAAAGGTCTCCCTTCCAGATTTAAGTTTACTCCAAGGTTTGGGGTTCCTTAAGAGGTCTGAAAGGGTGCCTTGCGAGCGACACAGCACCCTCTGAGCGAATATAGCCTGGGGGATGCTATACCGCTTCAGTTCAGCTGTGATCCGTTGTGCCACTTCTTTGGTGTTGATCTCTTCAAGCTGCCCAGAGTTGTTACCTTGTTGTCCCGAGGAGGAGGGCGGTCTGTCCCGGTTGGAAGCCAACACAGGCCCGTGGGATTGAGGGTGGCCCGGGTGCCCACTGTGGTGCATCCCGTTCAAATGCGGCATCATACCTGCCGTGGGGCCACCGAGGCCTCGTGAGAGGTGTTGATCACCCCTGGACAGCATGGCAGTGTGGGCATCGAAGTTGGAGCTTAGCATCTTGTCGTGCCCATGAGTGCCATAGTTATGGAGGTTTTGCTGTGTATTATGAAGAGAACCCAAGCCATTGCCAAGAGGGCTGCTGGCCAGGGGGGATAAACTCTGACCCATCCCGGTCATGTCCTTATGATAGGGACTGTAGAGGTTGTTCATTGCTGGTAAACACCTCTCATCCCGCATCAGCGTGAAACTCCCGCTTACGTTCCCAGAGAGAcgctggtggtgatggtgatggtgatgcgGATGGTGGAATTTGTCCGAAACGGTTGAAATTGGGGGTAAAGGTTGAAGTGGAGTCAACGTGGTGTATGTGCCGTTCATACCCATCCCCGGTGGGGATGTATCACACGGCATGCTCATAGCGTGATGGAGCGGGAGAGACAATTCTGGTCGGTACTCTCCGGCTCCGTCCAGAATCGTTGCCATGCTGGACACCATGGCGGACCGCGACGATGCAGCAGCCAGATCCTGATGTAACCGTAAAGAAGCCCCCGTGTTCCGGTTGTGATGGGGGCTGTGGCTGTTCATCAAGTCCTGGTCATGGCTCAGTCCGCCATGCAGATTGCCAATGCTGTCCATTGTCATCTCTGGGTTCATGGCGTAGGCATCCAGATCCTTGGACAGGCATCGATAGGCGTTATAGGCAGTCTTCATTCAGCCCTCATTCAGTCCATTGATCTATTTAATATTTTGTGCCGGGATGGGTTTTGCTAATTCCTTCGGTTTCTTTTCTCCAAGGCCTCtcggtttttattttattttaaatataaatcttttttttttttaccgatCTCTATCAGACGGGCCAGTGCTGAGTCTTCCTAGATCCATGTCcgagccctctcctcctcctacgtATTCTGTTTAGGACACTGGAGCTGTCCAGGATGGGTTTGCTGAACGGACAGCCTAACACGCTGGCAGGGGAGGGCTCTTTGTTAAGGACGGCTGATCTGACCACCCACAGTCGCTCTTTGGTTTAAACAAAGGCATTTCATTGGCTGCCTCTCCCATATCCATGTTTACTGGGTAGAGTGCCAGTCAGATATAAGGGTTGGTAGAGATTTAGACGCATCTCTTGCAtttggagtgtaatgtcagaaTGTCTAAATGTCTTATCaactcctctctgtatctcctctctgtgaccacttcctctctgtatctcctctctgtatctcctctctgtgaccacttcctctctgtatctcctctctgtgaccccttcctctctgtatctcctctctgtatctcctctctgtatctcctctcggtatctcctctctgtatctcctctctgtgaccacttcctctctgtatctcctctctgtatctcctctctgtatctcctctctgtgaccacttcctctctgtatctcctctctgtatctcctctctgtatctcctctctgtgaCCACTTCCTCTCTGtaactcctctctgtatctcctctctgtaactcctctctgtatctcctctctgtatctcctctctgtatctcctctctgtaactggggcggcaggtagcctattggttagagcattggactagtaaccgaaaggttgcaaaatcgaatccccgagctgacaaggtacaaatctgtccttctgcccctgaacaggcagttaacccactgttcctagaccagtcaaccctctgttcctagaccagttaacccactgttcctagaccagttaacccactgttcctaggccagttaacccactgttcctagaccagttaacccactggtcctagaccagttaacccactgttcctaggccagttaacccactgttcctagaccagttaacccactggtcctagaccagttaacccactgttcctagaccagttaacccactgttcctagaccagttaacccactgttcctaggccagttaacccactgttcctagaccagttaacccactgttcctaggccgtcattgaaaaaaaaaaatttgttcttagctgacttgcctagtaaaataaaggtaaaataaactaAATTActactaaattgtcatacttgagtaaaagtgaagatACCTTATTCACAGAAAATGACTCGAGTAAAAGTGGAAGAtaaccagtaaaatactacttgagtaaaagtggaAGAtaaccagtaaaatactacttgagtaaaagtctaaaagtatctggttttagatgtacttaagtacagtggtagaaaaagtactAAATAGTTGATGcaaagtaaaagtacaaagtaaaagtacaaagtaaaagtacaaagtaAAAGCAAATGCCACACATCAAATTCCTGATATTAAGCGAACGAGAAGGCACTATTTTCATATATTAATtttaattacagacagacaggggccacactccaacacttagacataatttacagacacagtatttgtgtttagtgagtctgccagatcagacacagtatttgtgtttagtgagtctgccagatcagacacagtatttgtgtttagtgagtctgccagatcagaggcagtagttgtgtttagtgagtctgccagatcagagacagtagttgtgtttagtgagtctgccagatcagacacagtatttctgtttagtgagtctgccagatcagaggcagtatttgtgtttagtgagtctgccagatcag includes:
- the LOC115128835 gene encoding one cut domain family member 2, which produces MKTAYNAYRCLSKDLDAYAMNPEMTMDSIGNLHGGLSHDQDLMNSHSPHHNRNTGASLRLHQDLAAASSRSAMVSSMATILDGAGEYRPELSLPLHHAMSMPCDTSPPGMGMNGTYTTLTPLQPLPPISTVSDKFHHPHHHHHHHQRLSGNVSGSFTLMRDERCLPAMNNLYSPYHKDMTGMGQSLSPLASSPLGNGLGSLHNTQQNLHNYGTHGHDKMLSSNFDAHTAMLSRGDQHLSRGLGGPTAGMMPHLNGMHHSGHPGHPQSHGPVLASNRDRPPSSSGQQGNNSGQLEEINTKEVAQRITAELKRYSIPQAIFAQRVLCRSQGTLSDLLRNPKPWSKLKSGRETFRRMWKWLQEPEFQRMSALRLAGTSREHAMIGSNGMHCQTLTTLCTGTQNYACKRKEQDPSKERNNTPKKSRLVFTDLQRRTLLAIFKENKRPSKEMQMTISQQLGLELTTVSNFFMNARRRSLDKWMDEGSPGGASTASSSCTKV